The Ornithodoros turicata isolate Travis chromosome 7, ASM3712646v1, whole genome shotgun sequence genome includes a region encoding these proteins:
- the LOC135400380 gene encoding uncharacterized protein LOC135400380 has protein sequence MDTEGDRDFVIMKFGDDTVDIAHRNWENDGMCAWPPVKDARRIRELVISGTMPGPGWKWFPCVAVGWFRTYEDARKMLPRAEDTSDLASEIELGRGKRKRRRRRISSDSDVESSRQVSDMSDVESVAHAPTPRLPTPPLVIPDRGDLRRTTSQRSNKEGPRRRAAEALETRPSSATYSLGLSQSGSSSPASDRLAGSTLSSSWDPSVSIPRRSRPLNAETSAPADVQPSRGSSSRNYSEGSLGGTQTVHAMSQRLDQQPPQPRQLLSRQRSMSSVEDSKYARDFEQIIRLLHTIRLNQEEHGEQLHLIMSEMTTRVHEELDDDFLQRPFEDLDEFLFFDNELKTSADRREKLRAFFCKFGGRHAKEKTVVALQHLMGDTVAEQFSWYGKKGKMKFYALNSCDILLKALCRARTRSKASGTAADTTPTYKEVEAAVKDWLRRAKERRASRSKAQVSQEEELIPDPE, from the exons ATGGACACAGAAG GAGACAGGGACTTTGTGATTATGAAATTTGGTGATGACACTGTCGACATTGCGCACAGAAATTGGGAGAATGACGGTATGTGTGCATGGCCACCAGTGAAAGATGCTCGCCGAATACGGGAGCTCGTCATCTCAGGAACAATGCCAGGGCCCGGTTGGAAGTGGTTTCCGTGTGTGGCTGTTGGATGGTTCA GAACGTATGAGGATGCCAGAAAAATGCTGCCCCGTGCTGAAGACACGTCAGACCTGGCCAGCGAGATCGAGCTTGGCAGGGGAAAACGAAAGCGAAGGAGGAGGAGAATTAGCAGTGATTCGGATGTCGAATCATCACGCCAGGTGTCAGATATGTCAGACGTTGAGAGTGTTGCGCATGCCCCAACTCCCCGGTTGCCGACACCTCCTTTGGTGATACCCGACAGAG GGGACCTGAGAAGAACGACATCACAGAGAAGTAACAAGGAAGGACCACGTCGCAGAGCAGCTGAAGCTTTGGAAACGAGGCCATCAAGTGCTACTTATTCTCTTGGCCTGTCACAGAGTG GCTCTTCATCTCCCGCATCAGATAGGCTGGCAGGCTCTACTCTCAGCAGCTCATGGGATCCCAGTGTCTCCATTCCAAGGCGAAGTAGGCCATTGA ATGCGGAAACATCTGCTCCAGCGGACGTTCAACCTTCCAGAGGTTCGAGCTCCAGGAATTATTCAGAGGGGAGCCTTGGAGGAACACAAA CGGTTCATGCAATGTCCCAGCGATTGGATCAGCAGCCACCCCAACCTCGACAACTTCTGTCAAGACAGAGGTCAATGTCAAGTGTGGAAGATTCAAAGTATGCACGAG ATTTTGAACAGATCATCAGGCTCCTTCACACGATCAGGCTCAACCAAGAAGAACACGGTGAGCAGCTGCATTTGATCATGTCGGAAATGACAACTCGGGTGCATGAAGAGCTGGATGATGACTTCCTCCAAAGGCCATTCGAGGACCTCGATGAATTTTTGTTCTTTGACAATGAACTGAAAACATCGGCTGACAGAAGAGAGAAACTG AGAGCCTTTTTCTGCAAATTTGGGGGCCGACACGCAAAGGAGAAGACTGTTGTAGCCCTGCAGCATTTGATGGGTGACACAGTTGCCGAGCAATTTAGTTGGTACGGGAAAAAAGGGAAGATGAAGTTCTATGCACTTAACAGTTGTGATATCCTGCTGA AGGCCCTTTGTAGAGCAAGAACTCGGTCAAAAGCAAGTGGCACAGCTGCAGACACTACCCCAACCTACAAGGAAGTTGAAGCTGCAGTAAAGGACTGGCTGCGTAGGGCTAAAGAACGAAGAGCCAGCCGTAGTAAAGCACAAGTCTCCCAAGAGGAAGAACTCATCCCAGATCCAGAATGA